In Staphylococcus saccharolyticus, one genomic interval encodes:
- the lspA gene encoding signal peptidase II, with the protein MKKKYYIGVSLLVAILVIVFDQVTKWFIATSMKIGDSYEVIPNFLNITSHRNNGAAWGILSGKMGFFYIITLIILVVLIVFYIKEAKFNLFMQVAISLLFAGALGNFIDRILHGEVVDFIDTNIFGYDFPIFNIADSSLTIGVLFVIIALLKDTTTKG; encoded by the coding sequence ATGAAAAAGAAATATTATATTGGAGTTTCTTTACTCGTTGCTATTTTAGTAATTGTATTCGATCAAGTAACGAAATGGTTTATCGCGACATCAATGAAGATAGGAGACTCTTATGAAGTTATTCCAAATTTCTTAAATATCACATCCCATAGAAATAATGGAGCAGCATGGGGCATTTTAAGTGGAAAGATGGGATTTTTCTATATCATCACTTTAATTATTTTAGTTGTACTTATAGTGTTTTATATTAAAGAAGCTAAATTTAATTTATTTATGCAAGTAGCAATAAGTTTATTATTTGCTGGTGCATTAGGAAATTTTATTGATCGTATTTTACACGGTGAAGTCGTTGACTTTATCGATACAAATATTTTTGGATATGATTTTCCTATTTTTAATATTGCTGATTCCAGTTTAACAATTGGTGTATTATTTGTCATTATTGCGCTACTTAAAGACACTACTACTAAAGGATAA
- the carB gene encoding carbamoyl-phosphate synthase large subunit, whose amino-acid sequence MPKRNDIQTILVVGSGPIIIGQAAEFDYAGTQACLALKEEGYRVILVNSNPATIMTDKEIADKVYIEPLTQDFIARIIRKEQPDALLPTLGGQTGLNMAIQLHDCCVLEANNVKLLGTELESIQQAEDREMFRTLMNDLNVPVPESDIVNTVEQAFEFKEQVGYPLIVRPAFTMGGTGGGICYNDAELKEVVSNGLHYSPATQCLIEKSIAGYKEIEYEVMRDKNDNAIVVCNMENIDPVGIHTGDSIVVAPSQTLSDVEYQMLRDVSLKVIRALGIEGGCNVQLALDPHSLNYYIIEVNPRVSRSSALASKATGYPIAKLAAKIAVGLTLDEMLNPITGTSYAAFEPTLDYVISKIPRFPFDKFEKGERELGTQMKATGEVMAIGRTYEESLLKAIRSLEYGVHHLGLLNGESFDLDYIKERISHQDDERLFFIGEAISRGTTLEEIHQMTKIDYFFLNKFQNIINIEHELKEHQGDLEYLKYAKDYGFSDKIIAHRWGMEEKDVYQIRLDNDIKPVYKMVDTCAAEFESTTPYYYGTYEYENESSVTDKKKILVLGSGPIRIGQGVEFDYATVHAVWAIQEAGYEAIIVNNNPETVSTDFSISDKLYFEPLTEEDVMNIINLEQPKGVVVQFGGQTAINLADKLAQHGVEILGTSLENLNRAEDRKEFEALLRKIEVPQPQGKTATSPTEALENARKIGYPVVVRPSYVLGGRAIEIVDNDQELENYMTQAVKESPEHPVLVDRYLTGKEIEVDAISDGKTVIIPGIMEHIERAGVHSGDSIVVYPPQTITQEEIDTLEDYTMKLAKGLNIIGLINIQFVIAHDGVYVLEVNPRSSRTVPFLSKITNIQMAQLAMRTIMGEKLSDLGYQQGIQPYSKGVFVKAPVFSFNKLKNVDITLGPEMKSTGEVMGKDLTLEKALFKGLTGSGVEVKDHGTVLITVSDKDKDEIVKIAHRLNEVGYKILATQGTAEKLHVNGIPVQVVGKIGGEDDLLTRIQNGEVQIVINTMTKGKEIERDGFQIRRTTVENGVPCLTSLDTSNALTNVIESMTFTMRNM is encoded by the coding sequence ATGCCTAAACGTAATGATATTCAAACAATTTTAGTAGTAGGGTCTGGACCAATTATTATTGGTCAAGCTGCAGAATTTGACTATGCAGGTACTCAAGCTTGTCTTGCACTTAAAGAAGAAGGCTACAGAGTGATTCTAGTGAATTCTAATCCTGCAACAATTATGACAGATAAAGAAATTGCAGATAAAGTATACATAGAACCTTTAACACAAGATTTTATAGCTCGAATTATTAGAAAAGAACAACCGGATGCATTATTACCAACATTAGGTGGTCAAACTGGTTTAAATATGGCAATTCAACTTCATGATTGCTGTGTCTTAGAAGCAAATAATGTCAAACTTTTAGGTACAGAACTTGAATCTATTCAACAAGCTGAAGACCGTGAAATGTTTAGAACGTTGATGAATGATTTAAATGTGCCAGTTCCTGAAAGTGACATTGTTAACACTGTCGAACAAGCATTTGAATTTAAAGAACAAGTTGGATATCCATTAATTGTACGTCCTGCATTCACAATGGGTGGAACAGGTGGAGGCATTTGTTACAACGATGCTGAATTAAAGGAAGTAGTAAGTAATGGCTTACATTATAGTCCAGCTACACAATGCTTAATTGAAAAATCTATTGCGGGTTACAAAGAAATTGAATATGAAGTGATGCGCGATAAAAATGATAATGCAATTGTAGTTTGTAATATGGAGAATATTGATCCGGTTGGTATACATACAGGTGACTCAATTGTTGTGGCACCTAGTCAAACTTTATCTGATGTTGAATATCAAATGTTACGTGATGTGTCATTGAAGGTTATACGTGCTTTAGGTATTGAAGGTGGATGTAATGTTCAGCTAGCACTAGATCCACATTCTTTGAATTATTATATCATTGAAGTGAATCCACGTGTGTCACGTTCTTCTGCTTTAGCTTCAAAAGCAACAGGTTATCCCATCGCTAAATTGGCAGCTAAAATTGCGGTTGGTTTAACATTAGATGAAATGCTTAATCCAATTACAGGTACATCTTATGCTGCTTTTGAACCAACGTTAGATTATGTAATTTCTAAAATACCTCGTTTCCCATTCGATAAATTTGAAAAGGGTGAACGTGAACTTGGTACACAAATGAAAGCTACTGGTGAAGTTATGGCGATTGGTCGTACTTATGAAGAGTCTCTTCTTAAAGCAATTCGTTCTCTTGAATATGGTGTGCATCATCTTGGCTTGCTTAATGGAGAAAGCTTTGATTTAGATTATATTAAAGAACGTATTAGCCATCAAGATGATGAACGACTCTTCTTTATCGGTGAGGCAATAAGTAGAGGCACGACCCTAGAAGAAATTCATCAAATGACTAAAATTGATTATTTCTTCTTAAATAAATTCCAAAATATTATTAACATTGAACATGAACTTAAGGAACACCAAGGAGATTTAGAATATCTTAAATATGCTAAAGATTATGGCTTTAGTGACAAAATTATTGCTCATCGATGGGGCATGGAAGAAAAAGACGTGTATCAAATTCGTTTAGACAATGATATTAAACCAGTTTATAAAATGGTAGATACATGTGCAGCTGAGTTTGAATCAACAACTCCTTATTACTATGGTACGTATGAATATGAAAATGAGTCTAGCGTTACAGATAAGAAAAAAATATTAGTACTTGGTTCAGGACCTATACGTATTGGTCAAGGTGTTGAATTTGATTATGCAACTGTGCATGCAGTATGGGCAATTCAAGAAGCTGGATACGAAGCAATTATTGTCAATAACAATCCTGAAACTGTTTCAACTGACTTTTCGATTTCAGATAAATTATACTTTGAACCACTTACTGAAGAGGATGTAATGAACATTATCAATCTAGAACAACCAAAAGGGGTAGTTGTGCAATTTGGTGGTCAAACAGCTATTAACCTAGCAGATAAATTAGCGCAACATGGAGTGGAAATTCTAGGAACATCTCTTGAAAATTTAAATCGTGCTGAAGATAGAAAGGAGTTTGAAGCTTTATTACGTAAAATTGAAGTTCCTCAACCACAAGGAAAAACAGCAACCTCTCCAACTGAAGCACTTGAAAATGCACGAAAAATTGGTTATCCAGTAGTTGTTCGTCCTTCATACGTTCTAGGTGGACGTGCTATTGAAATTGTTGATAATGATCAAGAACTGGAAAATTATATGACACAAGCTGTTAAAGAGAGTCCAGAACACCCAGTACTCGTAGATCGTTATTTAACAGGTAAAGAAATTGAAGTAGATGCCATTTCTGATGGGAAAACGGTTATTATTCCTGGAATAATGGAACATATCGAACGTGCAGGCGTACATAGTGGAGATTCAATTGTAGTTTATCCACCTCAAACAATAACGCAAGAAGAAATTGATACTCTTGAAGATTACACGATGAAGTTAGCTAAAGGTTTAAATATCATTGGACTAATCAACATCCAATTTGTTATTGCGCATGATGGCGTGTATGTACTTGAAGTCAATCCACGTTCTAGTCGCACCGTGCCATTCTTAAGTAAAATTACTAATATTCAAATGGCACAATTAGCAATGCGTACGATTATGGGTGAAAAGCTTTCAGATTTAGGTTATCAACAAGGTATACAACCTTATTCTAAAGGTGTCTTTGTAAAAGCACCTGTATTTAGCTTTAATAAATTGAAAAATGTGGACATTACACTTGGACCAGAGATGAAATCTACCGGAGAAGTGATGGGTAAAGATCTCACGCTTGAAAAAGCATTATTCAAAGGACTTACTGGAAGTGGTGTAGAAGTTAAAGATCATGGTACAGTTCTAATAACTGTAAGTGATAAAGATAAAGATGAAATTGTTAAGATAGCCCATCGCCTAAATGAAGTAGGTTATAAAATTTTAGCTACTCAAGGTACAGCAGAAAAACTTCATGTAAATGGTATCCCAGTACAAGTTGTAGGTAAAATCGGTGGGGAAGACGATCTATTAACTCGAATTCAAAATGGTGAAGTTCAAATCGTTATTAATACTATGACTAAAGGTAAAGAAATTGAGCGAGATGGTTTCCAAATTCGTCGTACTACAGTAGAAAATGGTGTGCCATGCTTAACCTCATTAGATACTTCAAATGCCTTAACGAATGTAATTGAAAGTATGACATTCACTATGAGAAATATGTAA
- a CDS encoding uracil-xanthine permease family protein: protein MENEQMFERTVKPVLDVKEKPKPAQWAFLSLQHLFAMFGSTVLVPFLTHLPISAALLASGIGTLLYILITRAKIPAYLGSSFAFITPIITGLSTHSLGDMLVALFMSGLMYVIIGLFIKLRGINWLMNLLPPVVVGPVIMVIGLSLASTAVNMAMFENSADMKGYNLSYLVVALITLAVTIIVQGFFKGFLSLIPVLIGIIVGYIVSIFMGIVKFAPIAQAKWLDFPHIYLPFKGYTPSSHLGLVLVMIPVVFVTVSEHIGHQMVINKIVGRNFFKDPGLDKSIIGDGVSTMFASIIGGPPSTTYGENIGVLAITKIYSIYVIGGAAVIAIILAFIGKFTALISSIPTPVMGGVSILLFGIIAASGLRMLVESNVDFSSNRNLVIASVVLVVGIGNLLINLKGIGINLQIEGMALSALSGIILNLILPKDKKQEN, encoded by the coding sequence ATGGAAAATGAACAGATGTTTGAGCGTACCGTTAAACCGGTGCTGGATGTAAAAGAAAAACCAAAACCAGCTCAATGGGCTTTCTTGAGTTTGCAACACTTATTTGCAATGTTTGGTTCGACTGTACTTGTACCCTTTTTAACGCATTTACCAATATCAGCTGCATTACTTGCATCGGGTATAGGAACACTCTTATACATATTAATCACGAGAGCAAAAATCCCTGCTTATCTTGGATCAAGCTTTGCCTTTATTACACCAATTATTACAGGTTTAAGCACGCATAGTCTTGGTGACATGTTAGTCGCTTTATTTATGAGTGGTTTAATGTATGTAATTATAGGGCTATTCATTAAATTAAGAGGTATTAATTGGTTAATGAATCTCTTACCACCTGTCGTAGTAGGGCCGGTCATTATGGTTATTGGTTTAAGCTTAGCATCAACTGCTGTCAATATGGCAATGTTTGAAAATTCAGCAGACATGAAAGGTTACAACTTAAGCTACTTAGTCGTGGCATTAATTACGTTAGCTGTGACAATTATTGTACAAGGATTCTTTAAAGGCTTTTTATCTCTTATCCCTGTACTTATAGGTATTATTGTCGGTTATATCGTGTCAATATTTATGGGCATTGTAAAATTTGCACCTATTGCTCAAGCAAAATGGTTAGATTTTCCGCATATTTATTTACCATTTAAAGGTTACACTCCGTCCTCTCACTTAGGACTCGTACTTGTTATGATCCCTGTTGTCTTCGTTACAGTAAGTGAACACATCGGTCATCAAATGGTAATCAATAAAATTGTGGGACGTAATTTTTTTAAGGATCCTGGCTTAGATAAATCAATTATCGGAGACGGTGTATCGACTATGTTTGCAAGTATTATTGGAGGACCGCCAAGTACAACGTACGGTGAAAACATTGGTGTACTCGCAATCACTAAAATATACAGTATTTATGTGATAGGTGGGGCCGCAGTTATTGCGATTATTCTTGCATTCATTGGTAAGTTTACTGCGCTGATTTCTTCGATACCTACACCAGTCATGGGCGGTGTTTCAATATTACTTTTCGGAATTATCGCTGCAAGTGGGTTAAGAATGTTAGTTGAAAGTAACGTTGATTTCTCAAGTAATCGTAACTTAGTCATTGCATCAGTCGTACTCGTCGTAGGTATTGGTAATTTACTCATCAACTTAAAGGGTATTGGAATCAATTTACAAATTGAAGGTATGGCACTATCAGCACTTTCTGGAATAATTTTAAATTTAATTTTGCCAAAAGATAAAAAACAAGAAAATTAA
- the pyrR gene encoding bifunctional pyr operon transcriptional regulator/uracil phosphoribosyltransferase PyrR yields MSERIILDDAAIQRTITRIAHEILEYNKGTEDLVLLGIKTRGAFLAHRIQEKINSIEQQLVPTGTIDITRFRDDIDKVMQQSNAHPFDISVDINDKIVVIIDDVFYTGRTVRASLDAILLHSRPIKIGLATLVDRGHRELPIRADFVGKNIPTARDESVSVYLDEIDDRNAVVIE; encoded by the coding sequence ATGTCGGAAAGAATCATTTTAGATGATGCTGCGATACAGCGTACAATCACTCGAATTGCTCATGAAATTTTAGAATACAATAAAGGAACTGAGGATTTAGTCCTTTTAGGTATTAAAACAAGAGGTGCATTTCTAGCACATCGTATTCAAGAAAAAATTAATTCAATTGAGCAACAGCTTGTACCAACTGGTACGATAGATATAACTCGTTTTCGAGATGATATCGATAAGGTTATGCAACAATCGAATGCGCATCCTTTTGACATTAGTGTAGATATTAATGATAAAATTGTTGTCATTATAGATGATGTTTTTTACACAGGGCGGACAGTCAGAGCCTCATTAGATGCGATTTTACTACATTCTAGACCTATCAAAATTGGACTTGCAACCCTTGTTGATCGTGGGCATCGTGAACTTCCTATACGAGCAGATTTTGTTGGAAAAAATATACCTACAGCACGAGATGAGTCAGTTTCAGTATATTTAGATGAAATTGATGACAGAAATGCGGTAGTAATTGAATAA
- a CDS encoding carbamoyl phosphate synthase small subunit, translating into MLKKRYLVLEDGSYYEGYRLGSDDLTIGEIVFNTAMTGYQETISDPSYTGQIITFTYPLIGNYGINRDDFESLTPRLNGVVVKEASTHPSNFRQQKTLHDVLVQYHIPSISGVDTRSITRKIRKHGVLRAGFTDNKDNINALVEQLKTVKLPRDEVQTVSTKTSYVSTGSDLSVVLLDFGKKQNIVRELNLRGCNVTVVPYNISAEEILSMSPDGVMLSNGPGDPDEVEVAIDTIKGIIGKIPFFGICLGHQLFALSQGATSFKMKFGHRGANHPVKDLRTGKVDITSQNHGYSINRDSLKNTDLEVTHIALNDGTVEGLRHKELPAFSVQYHPEARPGPSDSNYLFDEFITMMNEFKEKERQFNA; encoded by the coding sequence ATGCTTAAAAAACGTTATCTTGTTCTAGAAGATGGCTCTTATTATGAAGGATATCGCTTAGGTTCTGATGATTTAACTATTGGCGAAATTGTATTTAATACTGCAATGACAGGATATCAGGAAACGATTTCTGATCCGTCATATACAGGACAAATTATTACTTTTACGTATCCATTAATTGGAAATTATGGAATTAATCGTGATGATTTCGAATCATTAACTCCCCGATTAAATGGTGTTGTAGTTAAAGAAGCGAGTACACACCCAAGTAATTTTAGACAACAAAAGACATTACACGATGTGCTTGTTCAATACCATATTCCAAGTATTTCTGGCGTAGATACAAGAAGTATTACTCGTAAAATTAGAAAGCATGGTGTCCTAAGAGCTGGCTTTACAGATAACAAAGATAACATTAATGCGCTTGTTGAACAGTTGAAAACTGTTAAATTACCTAGAGATGAAGTTCAAACAGTTTCAACCAAAACATCTTACGTGTCAACAGGTTCGGATTTAAGTGTCGTTTTGCTCGACTTTGGTAAAAAACAAAATATTGTACGTGAACTAAATTTACGTGGTTGTAATGTTACAGTTGTACCTTATAATATATCTGCTGAAGAAATTTTAAGCATGTCACCAGATGGTGTCATGCTATCAAATGGCCCTGGTGACCCAGATGAAGTTGAAGTAGCAATTGATACGATTAAAGGAATTATTGGTAAGATACCATTCTTTGGTATCTGCCTTGGTCATCAGCTTTTTGCGTTATCTCAAGGAGCAACTTCATTTAAAATGAAATTTGGACATCGTGGTGCAAACCATCCTGTTAAAGACTTAAGAACAGGTAAGGTAGATATCACAAGTCAAAATCACGGTTATTCTATAAATCGTGATTCACTTAAAAATACCGATTTAGAAGTGACTCACATTGCGTTAAATGATGGCACGGTTGAAGGGCTGAGACACAAAGAATTACCTGCGTTTTCAGTACAATATCACCCAGAAGCAAGACCGGGTCCGAGTGATTCAAATTATTTATTTGATGAGTTCATAACAATGATGAATGAATTCAAAGAAAAGGAGCGTCAATTCAATGCCTAA
- a CDS encoding aspartate carbamoyltransferase catalytic subunit — protein MKHLLSMEHLSTKEIYDLITTASEYKSGKRELPQFSTKYVSNLFFENSTRTKCSFEVAEQKLGLNLVNFETSTSSVQKGESLYDTCKTLESVGADLLVIRHPQIAYYKELDHLNIPIANAGDGSGQHPTQSLLDIMTIYEEYGSFKNLNVLICGDIKNSRVARSNYQSLTALGANVMFSSPKEWVDDTLEAPYVNIDDVINQVDIVMLLRVQHERHSIAGEANFAAEEYHQQYGLTQARYDKLKEEAIVMHPAPVNRDVEIKSELVEAPKSRIFKQMENGMYLRMAVVSALLQ, from the coding sequence ATGAAACATTTATTATCAATGGAACATTTGTCTACAAAAGAAATTTACGATTTAATTACTACTGCAAGTGAATATAAATCTGGTAAACGTGAATTACCGCAATTTAGCACTAAATATGTATCGAATTTATTTTTCGAGAATTCTACAAGAACAAAATGTAGCTTCGAAGTCGCTGAACAAAAATTAGGACTTAATCTTGTTAACTTTGAAACAAGCACTTCTTCTGTTCAAAAAGGTGAATCATTATATGACACTTGTAAAACGTTAGAAAGTGTAGGCGCTGACTTATTAGTTATCCGACATCCTCAAATTGCTTACTATAAAGAATTGGATCATTTAAATATACCAATAGCAAATGCTGGGGACGGAAGCGGTCAGCATCCAACACAAAGTTTACTAGATATTATGACTATTTATGAAGAATATGGTTCTTTCAAAAATTTGAATGTTTTAATTTGTGGGGATATTAAAAATTCACGTGTTGCAAGAAGTAATTATCAAAGTTTAACAGCATTAGGTGCAAATGTAATGTTCTCAAGTCCTAAAGAATGGGTAGATGATACATTAGAGGCGCCTTACGTAAATATCGACGACGTTATCAACCAAGTTGATATTGTTATGTTGTTAAGAGTTCAACACGAAAGACATAGTATTGCAGGTGAAGCAAACTTTGCTGCAGAAGAATATCATCAACAATATGGGTTAACTCAAGCAAGATATGATAAATTAAAAGAGGAAGCTATTGTTATGCATCCTGCCCCAGTTAATCGAGACGTTGAAATTAAGAGTGAGTTAGTAGAAGCTCCAAAATCTCGTATTTTTAAACAAATGGAAAATGGTATGTATTTAAGAATGGCTGTTGTAAGTGCGCTTTTACAATAG
- a CDS encoding RluA family pseudouridine synthase: METYKYKITNESHVGQRIDKLLSDFNKEWSRSQLQDWIKEGLVKVNEKVIKSNYKVKMNDQIIVTEKEVVEADILPENLNLDIYYEDEDVAVVYKPKGMVVHPSPGHYTETLVNGLMYQIKDLSGINGEIRPGIVHRIDKDTSGLLMVAKNDIAHRGLVEQLMDKMVKRKYTALVHGNIPHDYGTIDAPIGRNKNDRQSMAVVDDGKDAITHFNVLEHLKDYTLIECQLETGRTHQIRVHMKYIGYPLVGDPKYGPKKTLDIGGQALHAGVIGFEQPVTHQYIEKSIDLPKEFKDLLEDIRHRDA, translated from the coding sequence TTGGAGACATACAAATATAAAATTACTAATGAATCTCATGTTGGTCAACGAATAGATAAATTACTCTCGGACTTTAATAAGGAGTGGTCACGAAGTCAACTTCAAGATTGGATTAAAGAAGGTTTGGTTAAAGTCAATGAAAAGGTCATTAAGTCCAATTACAAAGTTAAAATGAATGATCAGATTATTGTCACTGAAAAAGAAGTTGTAGAAGCGGATATTCTACCAGAAAATTTAAATTTGGATATTTATTATGAAGATGAAGATGTTGCTGTGGTGTATAAACCTAAGGGAATGGTAGTTCATCCATCTCCCGGTCATTATACGGAAACATTAGTGAATGGACTAATGTATCAAATTAAAGATTTATCAGGTATTAATGGTGAAATTCGTCCCGGTATTGTTCATCGAATTGATAAGGATACATCTGGGTTATTAATGGTTGCTAAAAATGATATAGCACATCGTGGTTTAGTAGAACAGCTCATGGATAAAATGGTTAAACGAAAATATACAGCTTTAGTACATGGGAATATTCCACACGACTACGGTACTATTGATGCACCAATAGGTAGAAATAAAAATGATCGTCAATCGATGGCTGTCGTAGATGATGGTAAAGATGCAATTACACATTTCAACGTACTAGAACATTTAAAAGATTATACTTTAATTGAGTGTCAGTTAGAAACTGGACGCACTCATCAAATTCGCGTACATATGAAATATATTGGTTATCCACTCGTAGGTGATCCAAAATATGGACCGAAAAAAACATTAGATATTGGTGGCCAAGCGTTACATGCTGGAGTGATAGGATTTGAACAACCAGTCACTCATCAATATATTGAAAAGAGTATCGACTTACCAAAAGAATTTAAAGATTTACTTGAGGATATAAGACACAGAGATGCTTAA
- a CDS encoding dihydroorotase: MKLIKNGKILKNGILKDTEILIDGKRIKQISSKINASSSNIEVIDAKGNLIAPGFVDVHVHLREPGGEHKETIETGTKAAARGGFTTVCPMPNTRPVPDSVKHIRQLRERISETAQVRVLPYAAITKRQAGKELVDFEELALEGVFAFTDDGVGVQTASMMYAAMKQAARVKKPVVAHCEDNSLIYGGAMHKGKRSEELGIPGIPKIAESVQIARDVLLAEETGCHYHVCHVSTKESVRVIRDAKKAGIHITAEVTPHHLLLTENDVPGDDANYKMNPPLRSKEDREALLEGLLDGTIDCIATDHAPHAKEEKDQPMTKAPFGIVGSETAFPLLYTHFVRKGNWSLPQLVDYFTIKPATIFNLNYGKLHKDSYADLTIIDLNTEKEIKSEDFLSKADNTPFIGEKVYGNPTLTMLKGEVVFEEEK, encoded by the coding sequence ATGAAATTGATTAAAAACGGAAAAATCTTAAAAAATGGTATTTTAAAAGATACTGAAATCTTAATTGATGGTAAACGCATCAAACAGATTAGTAGTAAAATTAATGCTTCATCTTCAAATATTGAAGTTATCGATGCTAAAGGTAACTTGATAGCGCCTGGATTTGTAGATGTTCATGTACATTTACGTGAACCCGGTGGAGAACATAAAGAAACGATTGAAACTGGAACAAAAGCGGCAGCAAGAGGCGGTTTTACAACAGTATGCCCAATGCCTAATACAAGACCAGTACCAGATTCAGTAAAGCATATAAGACAATTAAGAGAACGTATTTCTGAAACTGCGCAAGTACGTGTGTTACCTTATGCCGCTATTACAAAAAGACAAGCTGGTAAAGAACTTGTAGATTTTGAAGAATTAGCACTAGAAGGAGTATTTGCTTTCACAGATGATGGTGTAGGTGTTCAAACTGCAAGTATGATGTATGCTGCTATGAAGCAAGCAGCTCGTGTTAAAAAACCTGTCGTTGCTCACTGTGAAGACAACAGTCTTATTTATGGAGGTGCAATGCACAAAGGTAAACGTAGTGAAGAATTAGGTATTCCAGGAATTCCAAAGATTGCTGAGTCTGTCCAAATAGCAAGAGATGTGCTATTAGCAGAAGAAACAGGGTGTCATTATCACGTATGCCACGTTTCAACTAAAGAAAGCGTTCGCGTAATCAGAGATGCTAAGAAAGCAGGCATTCATATAACTGCAGAGGTGACTCCACACCATTTATTATTAACTGAAAATGATGTGCCAGGTGATGACGCAAATTATAAAATGAATCCACCATTAAGAAGTAAAGAAGATAGAGAAGCACTATTAGAGGGTTTATTAGATGGCACAATTGATTGTATCGCTACAGACCATGCACCACATGCAAAAGAAGAAAAAGATCAACCAATGACTAAAGCACCATTCGGTATTGTAGGAAGTGAAACAGCTTTCCCATTACTTTACACACACTTTGTAAGAAAAGGTAATTGGTCATTACCACAATTAGTTGATTATTTCACAATTAAACCTGCAACTATTTTCAACTTAAATTATGGTAAGTTACACAAAGATAGTTACGCAGATTTAACAATTATTGATTTAAATACTGAAAAAGAAATCAAGAGTGAAGATTTCTTATCTAAAGCAGATAATACACCATTTATTGGTGAAAAAGTTTACGGTAATCCAACGTTAACTATGCTTAAAGGTGAAGTAGTATTCGAGGAGGAAAAGTAG
- a CDS encoding VOC family protein, with translation MFHNKNANFVNGVTINVKDKQVIKAFYEEVLGFNLVNESMTAVRYEVGDSNQFITFNEIQNGREPITSESGLFHIGILLPNLSSLADLLVQLSDFEISVNGGEQSVATCLFIEDPEGNALKFYVDQDIDSWIDEEENRIRMDIAPINVPRLLKQVSDEKWQGIPDKTKLGSLHLKTIRISEVKSYYLNYFGLEESAHMDDYSLFLASNYYYNHLAINQWLSSIKRVDNENTYGLAMIDFHYPQTAHKSLKGPDGLYFRFNRIEVE, from the coding sequence ATGTTTCATAATAAAAATGCAAATTTTGTAAACGGAGTAACAATTAATGTGAAAGATAAACAAGTCATTAAAGCATTTTATGAAGAAGTTTTAGGGTTTAATTTGGTAAATGAATCCATGACTGCCGTTCGATATGAAGTGGGAGATTCAAATCAGTTTATTACTTTTAATGAAATTCAAAATGGTAGGGAACCTATAACGTCTGAGTCAGGGTTATTTCATATAGGTATTTTATTACCCAATCTATCTTCTTTAGCAGATTTACTTGTTCAGCTTAGTGACTTTGAAATATCGGTTAATGGTGGGGAGCAAAGTGTAGCAACATGTCTATTTATAGAAGATCCTGAAGGGAATGCTCTAAAATTTTATGTAGATCAAGACATTGATTCATGGATTGATGAAGAAGAAAATCGTATTAGAATGGATATTGCGCCAATTAATGTACCAAGGTTACTTAAACAGGTATCTGATGAAAAATGGCAAGGTATACCAGATAAGACTAAATTAGGGTCGTTACATTTGAAAACAATAAGAATTTCTGAAGTTAAATCTTATTATTTAAATTACTTTGGATTGGAAGAATCTGCACATATGGATGATTACTCCTTATTTTTAGCATCCAATTATTATTATAATCACCTAGCTATTAATCAATGGCTATCTTCAATAAAACGGGTAGATAATGAAAATACCTATGGATTGGCTATGATAGATTTTCATTATCCACAAACAGCTCATAAAAGCTTAAAGGGTCCAGATGGTCTATATTTTAGATTTAATCGAATAGAAGTAGAGTGA